One Methylocaldum marinum DNA window includes the following coding sequences:
- the ftsX gene encoding permease-like cell division protein FtsX translates to MSTTRIKQKRRRRRGINAVYARRTANGPGNWLQAYIDLHVETLKSSFLRLRRTPVASTMTVLVIAIALTIPASFHVFVKNARQASSTLEATNQISLFLKPDLSDKTGGKVAEALKNHTQIATAELITKEAGLQELKSYSGFGDALKSLDFNPLPAVISIRPKDSLTNPDDVEKLLAELRSLPESDFVQLDTEWMRKLHSILTIAQRSTVVFSALLSLGVLFIVGNTIRLELQNRREEIVVAKLIGATDRFIRRPFLYAGFWYGFLGGTLAWLLVSAFLLFLRGPTRRLAELYGSPYTLAFLGFSETELLIGTAVLLGIIGAWIVVSYHLRELDPT, encoded by the coding sequence GTGTCTACCACAAGAATCAAGCAGAAACGTCGTAGGAGGCGCGGCATTAACGCGGTTTATGCCAGGCGCACGGCCAACGGACCCGGAAACTGGCTGCAAGCCTACATCGACTTGCACGTAGAAACCCTGAAGTCGAGTTTCCTCCGGCTGCGTCGAACCCCTGTTGCCAGCACCATGACGGTATTGGTGATAGCCATCGCATTGACCATACCGGCCAGCTTCCATGTGTTCGTCAAAAACGCCCGGCAGGCCAGTTCGACCCTCGAGGCCACGAATCAGATTTCCCTGTTCCTGAAACCCGATCTGAGCGACAAAACAGGCGGCAAGGTTGCGGAAGCACTCAAAAACCATACGCAAATCGCAACCGCCGAACTCATTACCAAAGAGGCGGGCTTACAGGAGCTGAAAAGCTACAGCGGTTTCGGGGATGCCTTGAAGTCCTTGGATTTCAATCCGCTGCCGGCGGTCATCAGCATTAGGCCAAAGGATTCACTCACTAATCCCGACGACGTGGAAAAACTACTTGCCGAGCTTCGCTCTCTGCCGGAATCCGATTTCGTTCAGCTCGATACCGAGTGGATGCGCAAGCTGCATTCCATTCTGACCATCGCTCAGCGCAGCACGGTCGTATTCAGCGCACTCTTGAGTCTCGGCGTACTGTTCATAGTCGGCAATACCATCCGTCTCGAACTGCAAAACCGCCGCGAGGAAATCGTGGTCGCCAAACTCATCGGCGCGACCGACCGTTTCATTCGTCGTCCTTTTCTTTATGCCGGGTTCTGGTACGGTTTTCTGGGCGGAACCCTCGCCTGGCTGTTGGTCAGCGCCTTTCTGTTGTTCCTGCGCGGTCCGACCCGCCGCTTGGCGGAACTCTACGGAAGCCCTTACACACTCGCCTTTCTCGGCTTTTCGGAAACAGAACTCCTGATCGGAACAGCAGTCTTATTGGGGATAATCGGGGCATGGATAGTCGTTTCTTATCACTTGCGGGAACTCGATCCTACTTGA